The Pyrodictium delaneyi genome contains a region encoding:
- a CDS encoding MBL fold metallo-hydrolase yields the protein MEVQLVRLVTGPLETNTYVLVGPQEDCLVIDPGECIADKLPELGCRRVKAVLATHMHIDHVAGVNCLRGLGAVFAANPADKVALEFSRKLARIWGIEADWEPPEEPDVELADGTRIAFSGGELLAVHTPGHTPGHMVFILGGDVVFTGDLLFAGSVGRTDFPGGDYEELLESIRRLYSLLPLEAKIYPGHGPATTLEQEKRSNPFVVEALGG from the coding sequence GTGGAGGTGCAGCTAGTCCGGCTCGTTACCGGCCCGCTCGAGACCAATACGTACGTGCTAGTAGGGCCCCAGGAGGACTGCCTGGTCATAGACCCGGGAGAATGCATTGCCGATAAGCTCCCAGAGCTGGGCTGCCGGAGAGTCAAGGCAGTACTGGCGACACATATGCACATAGACCACGTAGCTGGCGTTAATTGTCTCCGCGGGCTCGGCGCGGTCTTCGCCGCGAACCCGGCTGACAAGGTTGCTCTAGAGTTCTCCAGGAAGCTAGCCAGGATATGGGGTATCGAGGCTGACTGGGAGCCCCCAGAGGAGCCCGACGTAGAGCTGGCCGACGGTACACGGATAGCCTTTAGCGGTGGAGAACTATTGGCAGTGCATACTCCCGGCCACACACCAGGCCACATGGTCTTCATACTAGGAGGCGACGTAGTGTTCACCGGCGACCTGCTCTTCGCGGGGAGTGTCGGGAGGACGGACTTCCCCGGCGGCGACTACGAGGAGCTACTGGAGAGCATCCGGAGGCTCTACAGCCTCCTCCCCCTCGAGGCCAAGATCTACCCAGGCCACGGCCCCGCCACGACGCTCGAGCAGGAGAAAAGGAGCAACCCCTTCGTGGTAGAGGCTCTAGGTGGTTAA
- a CDS encoding metallophosphoesterase gives MALEELPELLREAAELLRSRGPVLEAKAGRVLVVGDTHGYPEVSEWALSLADKAGADLVVFLGDYVDRGTRGSENLELLVRRLLDEPDRIVLLRGNHESPLMNLYYGFRDEVVSKLGIDILEPLYDFYTSLPYMLLADGILYVHGGVPCRVCGNEPEEPISLAEIRERLEELHGSRRGLDPEDHVAMQLLWNDPRGTIDWFLPSARGPGIYYYGREAWKTFMEANSLSLIVRGHESLDAFHVWLPDGSQRYRIDHGAVMNPEELRYSVVTVFSSLYHGAGAGAALVTEEGMVFLRYPEELPG, from the coding sequence TTGGCTCTAGAGGAGCTGCCGGAGCTGTTACGCGAGGCAGCCGAGCTGCTGCGTAGCCGCGGCCCCGTACTCGAGGCCAAGGCGGGCCGCGTCCTGGTCGTTGGGGACACACACGGCTACCCTGAGGTCTCTGAGTGGGCACTGAGCCTCGCAGACAAGGCTGGTGCCGACCTCGTAGTCTTCCTCGGCGACTACGTGGACCGTGGCACCCGGGGCTCCGAGAACCTCGAGCTGCTCGTACGCCGGCTCCTCGACGAGCCCGATAGGATCGTGCTGCTACGGGGCAACCACGAGTCCCCCCTGATGAACCTCTACTATGGATTCCGCGACGAGGTGGTCTCAAAGCTCGGTATAGACATTCTTGAGCCGCTCTACGACTTCTACACCAGCCTCCCATACATGCTGCTCGCCGACGGTATCCTCTACGTCCATGGCGGCGTGCCCTGTAGAGTATGTGGCAACGAGCCGGAAGAGCCTATCAGCCTTGCGGAGATACGCGAGAGGCTAGAAGAGCTTCATGGTAGCCGCCGGGGCCTCGACCCGGAGGACCATGTCGCGATGCAGCTGCTATGGAACGACCCCCGTGGCACGATAGACTGGTTCCTGCCGAGCGCCCGGGGCCCCGGAATATACTACTACGGCCGAGAGGCCTGGAAGACCTTCATGGAAGCAAACAGTCTCAGCCTCATAGTCCGGGGCCACGAGTCTCTCGACGCCTTCCATGTCTGGCTCCCCGACGGCAGCCAGCGCTACCGGATAGACCACGGCGCAGTCATGAATCCTGAGGAGCTCCGCTACAGTGTTGTAACAGTCTTCTCAAGCCTCTATCACGGTGCCGGTGCTGGCGCGGCCTTGGTCACAGAGGAAGGGATGGTATTCCTACGCTACCCTGAGGAGTTGCCCGGGTAG
- a CDS encoding NAD(P)/FAD-dependent oxidoreductase gives MARILIIGSGFAGVEAIRRLQELGLCDRSECIWVSANSKLVFLPLLPALVSRRYRPGDVEWSVEAYAKRVGAELIDKRVTALEPGRVHLEDGEALEYDYAVIAAGARPAFYNVPGAEELSVTVYGVDEAWGLGEKIERGEISSMVVVGAGFVGVEVAAEALWLARRLGRELRVTLVDMLEEPIQLLGNKKASKLTREILEKLGAKFEMGRPVTRVYEGGVELKDGTRVEGDVVVWSAGLRGPGIEVPREALARGGFLQVDEYLHVSGLGGNVYAVGDAMAFRKDDCISLKMAREALRSAARAVENIAARLRGEAEKPYKPLITSCRPMAGIGLGPDQGVLVLGKKIAFKSTLVHWYHEKLRKSYAKLLSG, from the coding sequence GTGGCCCGGATTCTCATAATTGGTAGCGGGTTCGCGGGCGTAGAGGCTATACGCCGGCTCCAGGAGCTCGGGTTATGCGATCGCAGCGAGTGTATATGGGTGTCAGCTAACTCCAAGCTAGTCTTCCTGCCCCTACTGCCGGCGCTGGTTAGCCGCCGCTACCGGCCCGGAGACGTAGAGTGGAGTGTCGAGGCCTACGCAAAACGTGTCGGCGCCGAGCTCATAGATAAACGTGTTACAGCACTCGAGCCCGGCCGCGTACACCTCGAGGACGGCGAGGCTCTAGAGTACGACTACGCTGTGATAGCGGCTGGCGCCAGGCCTGCATTCTACAACGTGCCTGGGGCTGAGGAGCTGAGCGTCACGGTGTACGGCGTAGACGAGGCCTGGGGGCTCGGCGAGAAGATAGAGCGGGGCGAGATCTCCAGCATGGTTGTGGTCGGCGCCGGGTTCGTAGGCGTAGAGGTTGCCGCGGAGGCGCTGTGGCTGGCCCGGAGGCTGGGCAGGGAGCTACGAGTGACGCTCGTGGATATGCTTGAGGAGCCTATCCAGCTCCTGGGCAACAAGAAGGCCTCCAAGCTGACACGGGAGATACTGGAGAAGCTCGGCGCCAAGTTCGAGATGGGCAGACCGGTAACCAGGGTGTACGAGGGCGGCGTAGAGCTGAAGGATGGGACCCGGGTGGAGGGCGACGTAGTGGTCTGGTCTGCTGGGCTCAGAGGCCCAGGGATAGAGGTGCCCCGGGAGGCGCTGGCACGGGGCGGCTTCCTACAGGTAGACGAGTACCTCCACGTAAGCGGGCTCGGCGGTAACGTCTACGCAGTCGGCGACGCCATGGCGTTCCGGAAGGACGACTGCATCAGCCTAAAGATGGCCCGGGAGGCGCTCCGCAGCGCCGCGAGGGCCGTCGAGAACATTGCTGCCCGGCTCCGCGGCGAGGCGGAGAAGCCCTACAAGCCGCTGATAACCAGCTGCCGGCCTATGGCGGGTATAGGTCTAGGCCCCGACCAGGGCGTACTAGTACTGGGCAAGAAGATAGCGTTCAAGAGCACCCTGGTCCACTGGTACCACGAGAAGCTACGCAAGAGCTATGCCAAGCTCCTATCCGGCTAG
- a CDS encoding peroxiredoxin, with the protein MPGNIPLIGERFPEMEVVTDHGVIKLPDHFKGKWFVLFSHPADFTPVCTTEFVAFAKRYEDFKKLNTELIGLSVDNTFSHIKWKEWIKEKLGVEIPFPIIADPMGEVAKKLGMIHAESGVVTVRAVFVVDDQGVIRAILYYPLNVGRNIDEILRLVEALQLSSKYGRAVPANWPNNELIGDQLIVPPASTEQEAKERLQKFKCFDWWFCYEDKASQEEKEQARRFLKRVANC; encoded by the coding sequence ATGCCCGGAAACATACCCCTAATAGGCGAGCGCTTCCCAGAGATGGAGGTAGTCACCGACCACGGTGTCATCAAGCTACCAGACCACTTCAAGGGCAAGTGGTTCGTCCTCTTCAGCCACCCAGCAGACTTCACACCAGTGTGTACGACAGAGTTCGTAGCCTTCGCCAAGAGGTACGAAGACTTCAAGAAGCTCAACACTGAACTAATAGGCCTAAGCGTCGACAACACCTTCAGCCACATAAAGTGGAAGGAGTGGATCAAGGAGAAACTAGGCGTAGAGATACCATTCCCAATAATCGCTGACCCCATGGGCGAGGTAGCCAAGAAGCTAGGCATGATACACGCCGAGAGCGGCGTAGTCACCGTACGCGCAGTATTCGTAGTCGACGACCAGGGCGTGATAAGAGCGATACTCTACTACCCACTAAACGTCGGCAGGAACATCGACGAGATACTAAGGCTCGTAGAGGCGCTCCAGCTAAGCAGCAAGTACGGCCGCGCCGTGCCAGCCAACTGGCCGAACAACGAGCTAATAGGCGACCAGCTAATAGTGCCGCCAGCAAGCACCGAGCAGGAGGCTAAGGAGAGGCTACAGAAGTTCAAGTGCTTCGACTGGTGGTTCTGCTACGAGGACAAGGCTAGCCAGGAGGAGAAGGAGCAGGCACGCCGCTTCCTCAAGCGCGTCGCCAACTGCTAA
- a CDS encoding FHA domain-containing protein — MPWKCSVCGAENPDDADRCLVCGTPRDIEPRATEAETTAGMPGRTMAEAQAPEAAEAVEAETETPGEAESMEAATAEHGVPETPSPEAGEAEQTAGTEAPPNPRTHRYYLVVINSPVTELMGMKIPLQFEVYGRISLGRSLENVIVVPDPSVSRRHALVYIEDDKVVLEDLGSTNGTYIYDPGEAVFRRVDRAVLKPGMLVRLGEATVLRVEAEPLV; from the coding sequence GTGCCTTGGAAGTGTAGTGTATGCGGTGCAGAGAACCCTGATGACGCGGACCGCTGCCTAGTATGCGGCACGCCCCGGGATATAGAGCCCAGGGCAACAGAGGCGGAGACTACAGCAGGCATGCCGGGCAGGACGATGGCGGAAGCGCAAGCACCAGAAGCGGCTGAGGCGGTAGAGGCCGAAACGGAAACGCCAGGAGAAGCGGAGAGTATGGAGGCTGCCACTGCGGAGCATGGAGTACCGGAGACTCCTAGCCCCGAGGCCGGTGAAGCCGAGCAAACGGCTGGGACAGAGGCACCACCCAACCCTAGGACGCATCGCTACTATCTAGTCGTCATAAATAGTCCCGTCACGGAACTCATGGGGATGAAGATCCCCCTACAGTTCGAGGTCTACGGCAGGATAAGCCTCGGCAGGAGCCTGGAAAACGTCATAGTAGTACCCGACCCGAGTGTGTCGCGGCGCCACGCGCTAGTATACATCGAGGACGACAAGGTGGTGCTCGAGGACCTGGGTAGCACAAACGGCACTTACATCTACGACCCCGGTGAAGCGGTATTCAGGAGAGTAGATAGGGCAGTTCTAAAGCCGGGTATGCTCGTACGCCTAGGCGAGGCAACGGTACTACGCGTCGAGGCTGAACCGCTAGTGTAA
- a CDS encoding aldehyde ferredoxin oxidoreductase family protein: MGSQGSSNLFGWSKRVLWVDLSRGEFREWRYPGEMARMFIGGRGFAAKILWDFLEPGADPLGPRNLFIAAVGPLTGLPGPNTGKLVVAAKSPLTGGYGDGNIGSWAAVQMRAAGWDAIVVEGVSEKPVVLVVEDDRAWLEPAEDLWGLDAFRAYDRLVERYGRDAGILLIGPAGENLVRYATVVSMKGRAGGRPGIGAVMGSKRLKAIVVRGSGKPELFDPDAVMKYAVEAIREIKTSPNYGFWMRQGTMFTIEWAQEASVLPAYNFREAVFEGYEGISGSYMERIEVDLRSCPLCVMACGHVIDDSEGRRVELDYENVAMLGSNLGISRLEEVGLLNRLADVYGLDTISLGGTLGYALEAAERGKLELDAGWGETKKIARLIEDITFRRGVGDLLAEGVARLSQRVGETWYAMHVKGLEVSAYDCRAAPGMALAYATSPIGAHHKDAWMIGWEVQHGRTEYNREKVRKLIWMQRFRGGLFETAVACRFPVVETGLGLEHYVRLFQAATGLSYSLDDIFTVADRVYALIRMIWVREHGGWSIEKDMPPERWFRDPLTKGPLKGAKLDRDRFIDMLRMYYEERGWAPNGVPRPDTLRSLGLDGAAELAEKYTIPR, translated from the coding sequence GTGGGCTCCCAGGGTTCTAGCAATCTGTTTGGCTGGAGTAAACGGGTACTCTGGGTTGACCTCTCCCGCGGCGAGTTCCGGGAGTGGCGTTACCCGGGCGAGATGGCTCGGATGTTCATCGGGGGCCGGGGGTTCGCGGCTAAGATTCTCTGGGACTTCCTGGAGCCGGGAGCCGATCCTCTAGGCCCCCGTAACCTGTTCATCGCTGCTGTGGGGCCTTTGACTGGGCTCCCGGGGCCTAACACGGGTAAGCTCGTGGTTGCCGCTAAGAGCCCGTTGACTGGTGGTTACGGCGACGGGAATATCGGCTCGTGGGCTGCTGTGCAGATGAGGGCTGCGGGCTGGGACGCTATAGTCGTGGAGGGTGTCTCGGAGAAGCCTGTGGTCCTGGTCGTGGAGGATGACCGTGCGTGGTTGGAGCCGGCGGAGGACCTCTGGGGGCTCGACGCGTTCCGGGCCTATGACCGGCTCGTGGAGCGCTATGGCCGGGACGCGGGGATACTCCTCATAGGGCCTGCGGGAGAGAACCTAGTGCGCTACGCCACCGTGGTGTCGATGAAGGGAAGAGCTGGCGGCCGCCCCGGCATAGGCGCTGTTATGGGTAGCAAGCGGCTGAAAGCGATAGTTGTCCGGGGCTCGGGGAAGCCGGAGCTATTCGACCCCGACGCGGTTATGAAGTATGCTGTGGAGGCTATCCGCGAGATCAAGACCAGCCCCAACTACGGGTTCTGGATGCGGCAGGGCACGATGTTCACGATAGAGTGGGCGCAGGAGGCTAGCGTGCTCCCCGCCTACAACTTCCGCGAGGCCGTATTCGAGGGCTATGAGGGGATAAGTGGCAGCTACATGGAGCGGATAGAGGTCGATCTCCGTAGCTGCCCTCTCTGCGTAATGGCTTGTGGCCATGTGATAGACGACTCTGAGGGGCGCCGGGTAGAGCTAGACTACGAGAACGTGGCTATGCTGGGAAGCAACCTGGGTATATCCCGGCTAGAGGAGGTTGGGCTGCTAAACAGGCTAGCCGACGTCTACGGCCTAGACACGATAAGCCTCGGCGGCACCCTCGGCTACGCCCTCGAGGCGGCTGAGAGGGGCAAGCTCGAGCTAGACGCGGGCTGGGGCGAGACTAAGAAGATAGCCAGGCTCATAGAGGACATCACGTTCCGCCGCGGCGTCGGAGACCTACTAGCCGAGGGCGTGGCGAGGCTCTCCCAGAGGGTCGGCGAGACCTGGTATGCTATGCACGTGAAGGGCCTAGAGGTGAGTGCCTACGACTGCCGCGCAGCCCCCGGCATGGCGCTCGCGTACGCTACGAGCCCGATAGGGGCACACCACAAGGATGCCTGGATGATAGGCTGGGAGGTGCAGCACGGCCGCACCGAGTACAACCGGGAGAAGGTACGGAAGCTGATATGGATGCAGAGGTTCCGCGGCGGCCTCTTCGAGACAGCCGTGGCCTGCCGCTTCCCTGTAGTCGAGACTGGTCTCGGCCTGGAGCACTACGTGCGCCTCTTCCAGGCAGCCACCGGGCTAAGCTACAGCCTCGATGACATCTTCACCGTGGCTGACCGAGTCTACGCCCTAATAAGGATGATATGGGTGCGGGAGCACGGCGGCTGGAGCATCGAGAAGGATATGCCGCCAGAGCGCTGGTTCCGCGACCCCCTCACTAAGGGGCCGCTGAAGGGTGCTAAACTTGACCGTGACAGGTTCATTGATATGCTCCGGATGTACTATGAGGAGCGTGGCTGGGCACCCAACGGAGTCCCACGGCCCGACACCCTCCGGAGCCTAGGTCTAGACGGGGCTGCAGAACTCGCAGAGAAGTACACGATACCACGCTAG
- a CDS encoding glycerate kinase type-2 family protein yields MAFIRNRSLLEKTSLHRDLLDALEAALEAVEPRRLLRRWLRRCGSCVEIQNVGRLCPAGGVYVVGFGKASRGMAEAVVETLDGLVEAGVVIAPPGMAGRVGPIEVLEGDHPVPGTRTLGASRRLLEFLESVPDDALLLVLVSGGGSALFEVPADEMSLEDEAAVVRELLRRGAEIYELNAVRKHISAVKGGQLLRYTRAQQVVSLIISDVVGDRLDTIASGPTAPDETSFRDAYEVLRKYGVWGSIPDSVRKWIEAGLRGEAPETPKPGDPIFERVYNVIVAGNRDALQAAARLLSSRGYRTVILTDRMRGEAREAARLLAGVVESVAAGGPSPVEPPAAIIAGGETTVTVRGQGRGGRNQELCLSLVLELHRGRAAGRYVAACLGTDGVDGNSPAAGALVDWETIGRALRLGLDPRQALEENDSYGFFSRVGGVIDTGGFTGINVNDVFVALIPGGKVSSAGV; encoded by the coding sequence TTGGCGTTTATCCGTAACCGTAGCCTGTTGGAGAAGACTAGTCTCCACCGGGACCTGCTCGACGCGCTAGAAGCAGCCCTGGAGGCCGTAGAGCCTCGGAGACTCCTACGACGCTGGCTAAGGCGTTGCGGAAGCTGCGTGGAGATACAGAATGTCGGCAGGCTTTGCCCCGCCGGTGGCGTCTACGTTGTAGGCTTTGGGAAGGCCTCTAGGGGGATGGCCGAGGCTGTTGTAGAGACGCTCGATGGACTAGTAGAGGCCGGGGTCGTTATCGCGCCTCCCGGGATGGCAGGCCGTGTAGGCCCCATAGAGGTGCTTGAGGGTGACCACCCGGTACCGGGAACACGGACCCTCGGGGCGAGCCGTAGGCTGCTCGAGTTCCTGGAGAGTGTCCCGGACGATGCTCTGCTCCTAGTGCTTGTCTCGGGTGGTGGTAGCGCGCTCTTCGAGGTACCCGCCGACGAGATGAGCCTAGAGGATGAGGCCGCGGTTGTCCGGGAGCTCCTCCGCCGGGGCGCTGAGATATACGAGCTGAATGCTGTCAGGAAGCATATCTCTGCCGTGAAGGGCGGGCAACTGCTCCGCTATACGCGGGCCCAGCAAGTAGTATCGCTGATCATAAGCGACGTTGTCGGCGACAGGCTCGACACTATCGCGTCGGGCCCTACTGCGCCCGACGAGACTAGTTTCCGCGACGCATACGAGGTACTCAGGAAGTACGGTGTATGGGGCTCCATCCCCGATAGTGTGAGGAAGTGGATAGAGGCTGGGCTCCGAGGCGAGGCGCCGGAGACGCCTAAGCCGGGCGATCCTATCTTTGAGAGGGTCTACAACGTTATAGTTGCTGGTAACCGTGACGCGCTCCAGGCTGCCGCGAGGCTCCTATCCTCCAGGGGCTACCGCACGGTTATCCTCACCGACAGGATGAGAGGCGAGGCCCGCGAAGCAGCCCGGCTACTGGCTGGTGTAGTCGAGTCTGTGGCAGCCGGGGGCCCCTCGCCGGTAGAGCCACCTGCGGCTATCATCGCTGGTGGCGAGACCACTGTGACTGTCCGGGGACAGGGCCGTGGGGGACGTAACCAGGAGCTATGTCTCTCCCTCGTTCTAGAGCTCCACCGAGGGCGTGCAGCCGGCCGCTACGTTGCCGCGTGTCTTGGCACCGATGGTGTAGATGGGAATAGCCCTGCTGCCGGAGCGCTTGTCGACTGGGAGACCATAGGACGGGCGCTGAGGCTCGGTCTTGACCCGCGCCAGGCGCTCGAGGAGAACGATAGCTATGGGTTCTTCAGCCGTGTAGGAGGCGTGATTGATACAGGCGGCTTCACGGGCATCAATGTGAACGACGTATTCGTAGCATTGATACCCGGAGGGAAGGTTTCTTCAGCGGGCGTTTAA
- a CDS encoding VWA domain-containing protein, whose protein sequence is MALLVDLRTSHRYSFRTPVKLAFKLTLLPSSSGKAEGLHYILLIDTSGSMKGRKIELAKEGARLLLRNIPEGNYVTLIAFGTRELVSVLASRTPMDTERERLLRLIDELEPHDGTPLYRALRDAYQIARASGLPGYIVLLSDGQPTDVSSLERFRELEQPPGYRMVLVGIGLDYNHELFTLLADMSGGDFYHVSEAEVEKLPEILGSFSVETVAARSVELVLESPVGGIKLLNYEEPVIRLPSIEKESVTVLGEVEVPPLYEGTVLRARIRYEDPATDEIVEEVREADISPVHSRDLFLKGIDREVLDEYNYFLYMARAREALLKGKLDEATQKLSEAARLAEQTRKISYIEATRRLLAAAEQTRRLGDRAAVEDATRRLLSEATRRLRHV, encoded by the coding sequence GTGGCTCTCCTCGTGGATCTACGTACAAGCCACAGGTACAGCTTCAGGACGCCAGTCAAGCTTGCATTCAAACTCACGCTTCTCCCCTCATCGTCCGGCAAGGCTGAGGGACTCCACTATATACTCCTAATAGACACTAGCGGCTCGATGAAGGGCCGGAAGATAGAGCTAGCAAAGGAGGGTGCACGGCTCCTGCTCCGCAATATCCCGGAAGGCAACTATGTGACGCTGATAGCTTTTGGCACCAGGGAGCTAGTCAGCGTACTAGCGTCGAGAACACCAATGGACACAGAGAGGGAGAGACTGCTGAGACTCATAGACGAGCTAGAACCTCATGACGGTACTCCCCTCTACCGAGCGTTGCGCGACGCCTACCAGATAGCCCGGGCCTCGGGCCTGCCCGGCTACATAGTGCTGCTAAGCGACGGCCAGCCGACGGATGTTAGCAGCCTGGAGCGGTTCAGGGAGCTAGAGCAGCCGCCAGGCTACCGGATGGTGTTAGTAGGCATAGGCCTAGACTATAACCACGAGCTATTCACTCTGCTAGCCGATATGAGTGGCGGCGACTTCTACCACGTGAGCGAGGCCGAGGTCGAGAAGCTGCCCGAGATACTGGGGAGTTTCAGCGTAGAGACGGTAGCTGCCCGGAGCGTGGAATTAGTACTAGAGAGCCCGGTTGGTGGCATCAAACTACTGAACTACGAGGAGCCAGTGATAAGGTTGCCAAGCATAGAGAAGGAGTCCGTTACAGTCCTCGGTGAGGTCGAGGTGCCACCGCTATACGAGGGCACAGTGCTCCGTGCCAGGATACGCTACGAGGACCCAGCTACGGACGAAATTGTAGAAGAGGTGAGGGAAGCTGACATATCCCCGGTGCATAGCCGCGACCTCTTCCTCAAGGGGATAGACAGAGAAGTCCTGGACGAGTACAACTACTTCCTATACATGGCCCGGGCCAGGGAGGCTCTGCTAAAGGGTAAACTAGACGAGGCTACACAGAAGCTCAGCGAGGCAGCGAGACTAGCCGAGCAGACGAGGAAGATAAGCTACATTGAGGCTACCCGTAGGCTGCTGGCAGCTGCCGAGCAGACTCGGAGGCTGGGGGACCGGGCAGCAGTAGAGGATGCCACACGCCGCCTACTAAGCGAGGCCACGCGCAGGCTACGCCACGTCTAA